The window ATTATACGTAATTTTAAAAACATGATTTTTGAAAATAGTTTGGCATTTGCCCAAAGTACGGATCAGCAAGATCCGTTAAACCACTTGCGTGACGAGTTTTTCTTTCCTCAGCAAAATGGAAAGCCGTTTATTTATTTATGCGGAAATTCTCTAGGGCTTCAGCCTAAAACAGCAAAAAAATATATCGATCAGCAATTGGTTAACTGGCAAAACCTTGCCGTAGAGGGATGGTTTGAAGGCGATACGCCCTGGATGTTTTTCCACAAGGCCCTGAAAGAACTCATGGCGCCTATTGTGGGGGCGAGTAGTCAGGAGGTTTCGCCAATGAATACCTTAACTGTTAACCTGCACCTGCTGATGGTGAGTTTTTATAAGCCAAAGGGCAAAAGGTTTAAAATTATTATGGAGGCAGGTGCCTTTCCGTCAGACCAGTATGCCATTGAAAGCCAGGTTCGGTTTCATGGTTACGACCCTAAGGATGCTATTATCGAAGTGAGCCCAAGAGCTGGCGAATATACCCTAAGAACAGCAGATATTTTAGCCGAAATAGCTAAACATGGTGATGAAATTGCCCTAGTAATGTTTGGTGGAATTAATTACTTTACAGGTCAATGGTACAATATGCCTGCCATTACCAAAGCGGGCCACGAGGCAGGCGCTGTAGTTGGTTTTGATCTGGCCCATGCAGCGGGCAATGTGCCTCTGCAATTACACGATTGGGATGTAGATTTTGCCTGCTGGTGCTCGTACAAGTATCAAAACTCGGGTCCTGGAGGAATAAGCGGCATCTTTGTTCATGAAAAGCATTTTACCGATACCAGTCTGGATCGTTTTGCCGGTTGGTGGGGCTATCAGGAGCAGGAACGATTTAAAATGACCAAAGGTTTTGTGCCCGAGGTAGGAGCAGATGGCTGGCAGGTAAGCTGCACACAGGTAATACCCATGGCCTTATATTATGCATCATTACAGATTTTTGAAAAAGCAGGGTTTATCCAGCCATTAAGGGAAAAGAGCAAGCAGCTAACGGCTTACCTGAGTTATATCATTAAAGAGATAAATGGATTATTGGGCGAAGAACAATATCAGATTATTACCCCGAAACAGAGGACGACCGTGGCGCCCAGCTATCGATTATTGCCAAACACAATCCCAAAGCAATATTCAAGGCATTAATGGATCACAATATCCTTGGCGACTGGCGCGAACCGAATGTAATCAGGTTAAGCCCGGTTCCGCTTTACAATAGTTTTGAAGATATCTTTAAAACAGGCTCGGTGTTATTAAAGATAAGTAAAGAGCTGATCTGATTTTACCAACAAACTATTTATTAAAAAAACGAAATTATGGAACTGACTCCTGAAATTACCGACCGCCTGCTAAAGCTGGAAGAAAAATATACCGCAATGGGCCAGGATATGTGCTCGTACCTGGATGGATTGCTTTATGCCGATTTTTTAACTTACTGGGATTACATCCATCTGGATACACTTTTAAGCCTGCAAAATCCCAAAACACCATTTCCTGATGAAGAAATTTTCATCATGTACCACCAGATTACGGAGTTATATTTTAAATTAACACTCCACGAATGCAGGCAAATTGCCGAAAACGCCGAACTTACTGCTGCATTTTTTACCACGAGGGTGAAAAGGATTAATGCTTATTTTAATGCCTTAACCACTTCTTTTGAGGTAATGGTAGATGGAATGGATAAAGAACAATTTCTGAAATTCAGGATGTCGTTACTACCGGCCAGCGGTTTCCAGTCTGGTCAATACCGGATGATCGAAATTTGTGCAACTGATTTTAACCGCCTGGTTGATAAGAGCAAGCGCACAGAATTGGCAAATGCCAGTATTGAAGCACAATTTGAACACATTTACTGGAAATTCGGCGCGACAGAACTGGCCTCAGGAAAACAAACATTAACCTTAAAACAATTTATTAAGAAATACGCTGGTCAGTTTTTACAACTGGCCAATGAAAGGGTACAGACCAATTTTTCGGCATTGTATTTACAATTGCAAGCCAAAGGTGAAGATGTATCTGCACTGGCCGAAGAACTCAGGAAACTTGATCTATATGTAAATGTAGAGTGGCCGCTTTCGCATTACAAATCGGCGGTACGCTATCTGGAGAAAGATCCGGTTGATGTGGCCGCTACCGGCGGTACCAACTGGCAGAAGTATTTGCCTCCGCGTTTCCAAAAAAGAATTTTTTACCCCTTTTTGTGGACGGAAGATCAAATGGAAGAATGGGGGAAAGGCTGGGTGTTGGAGGTATTAAAAAGTCATCGCAAAGAAAAACCTTAATGTCGAATTAAGAGGCTGTCTCATAAACCTTAGTTTGTTACTTGAGCGGAGCTTCCGCACAGGATAATCTTCTAGTTTTTGAGACAGCCTCTTTTTTATAATCAGGTAAAGCTGAAAAACCAATAGCAAAAAAAACATCAGTTTTAATTAAAATAATGGTGGTTTAATTTTAGTTGAATTAAGAACTTTATTTATTCGCTATTTTGTTTAATAATCTAAAGCAAGATTGCGATAAACACACAAATGAAACCTTAATTAACCAAACTAATGTCATTACAGCATTGTCAAAAACTAATGAAGCCCATTTTTCTACTGCTGGCCATCGCAGGCTTGTGGGGAAATAAACTTTATGCCCAAACAGAATTTTCTACCGACTATCTTAAAATCAGGATTGACCAGAAAGGCTACATTACCAGCTTTAAAAATACCACCAAAAAGCCGACCAGCGAATTTAGTCCTGCCGATAAACCTTCTCCCTTGTTGAGTTTATACAGCAGTAGCCGTAAAAAGTATTACTTGCCAACAAAAGCAATTTACACCAAAGCCAAAACAACTCTCGCATTATTTTATCCTAATGGTTCTGTAGCTACCGTTAAATTTGAACCTCAGAAAATGTACTTCAGGTTAAGCCTGTTATCGCTTACCAACCGTAGTGAGATCGACGATATCCAGTGGGGGCCTTATCACACCACCATCGATAACCTGTTTGGCGATGTTATTGGTGTAGCCAGAGATACCAGTTTTGCTGTAAATTATGCCATTGGTGCCTTAGCGCTCAATGATGCCACAACAGGGGGCAAATCGACCAATATTGGCGATTGTGCACCTTTTCAATACATGATTCACAGTCCCGATAAAAAACGCTTCCCTTTACCTTCAGATTTAAAAGAAGGACAGTTGTTTGCCATTGGTGGCGACGGTAAAAACGATGTTGCTTTTTACTCACACCCGGAACCTTATTACAGGATTTTATATGGAAATTCGGCCGATATTGATGAAAAAGGCATGGTTTCTATAGTTTATCACGCATCAGACAGGCGCAAAGGCAAAACCATTTTATTCTCTCTTATTCCTTTTTTACCAACCAACAAACCTAACCATATTGAAGTAGAACCATTGGCAGATGTTGATTACATTGGTTCAAAAATAGCGCTTTGGGGAAGTCCGGATAGCATTGCTTTAATGACTGTAATTAAAAACATTGTTAAGGCCGAAGGCTTGCCGTACCCAACGGTAAATGGTAAGTGGATTAAAGATCCTGCCGCATATTTAAACGATGTAGCCACTGCAGGTAGCAATTGCGACAGCGTTATTGCCTATACCCAAAAGCTTGGTTTTAAAGCTGTGCAATGGGAGCATGAGCCTATGTTTGGTATTGATAGGGGCAATAAAGGATATATTAACGGATTTTCTTTTGAGAAAAAGCCACTGAAATACACCGAGGGTAACAAATCATATAAAGATTTTACAGATATTTCTAACCCGCTGGGCATATGGGCCGGATTTCATACCATTACTACAGCATTAAGACAGGGTACCAAAGATGTAAGCCCTATACCAAGCAAAGACCTGGCCTATCAGGTAAAAAGAATACTGGCAAAAGATATCAACCCTACAGATACCACTATTGAAGTTACAGACCCCACTTATTTAGATGAAATTGCCAGCTGGGAAGGCCATACTGAGCATTTGAATATGATTAAGATTGATAATGAAATTATTTACTACCAGGGCGTATCGAAAACGGCACCATACAGGTTGCACAAAGTGAAAAGGGGCTACTGGAAAACCATTCCGGGCAATCATACCAAGGGAGATACCATTTATAAACTACAGGTTTCAATTGGTTCGGGTTACGATGGCATTATTCCCAATATGAAACTTCAGGATTCGGTAGCCATGTATTATGCCGATATGAGTAAGATTAATGGGATTTATTACCACGATTGGGACGGGCAGGAATTCCTTTTTAATCAGGGGCACGGTTATTATGCCGTAAAACGCTTTCATCGTCAGTTATTTGATCGGGCAGCTCAACATAAACTACCCGATCTTCGAATTATGGGCGCCACACTTTCTGAAGGTTCGTGGCATTATCAATCTGTTTGGAATGTGGGTGGTGGCACCAACATGTACGATGTTAAACAACGTAAATGGGGAAGTTCAACCTCCGAAGGAAAAGATTTGCGAGATGTAGCTTATGCCAATTATTTTCCGGCAACCTTTGGAATGAATTTTCAGCTTACACCTACGTCGAAAGTGGTCGATTACGAGCATATTCAAGCTGTTTCTGTAGGTGCAGGGGCAACTTATCAGCTTCACATATCCAAAGCATCAATTGAAGGCTGTCCGCAGAAAGACGAAATTTTTGCGGCCATTCGTACCTGGGAAAATGCAAAGGCTGCCAATGCATTTCCGAATCACATTAAAACAACATTAGCCGATCCATTAAAAGACTGGCACCTGGAAGCAGTAGATCAAAATCATTGGAACCTGTACCCGATGCAAAATGGCGAAAAAGGCAAAGCCATTGTTTTAAGCAGGGATGTTAAAGGTGGTTATTAAACACTACTGCTGGCATAACAAAACGAATTTTTAACCAAATAGTATATTTTGCTGCGTGGAGTGTGTTCAGATCTGACTGGATACGCTCTGCAAAAGCAGTTTAGTGAGGCATTATTTTAGCTGGTTCCGATGAGATTGGCACCATTCCTTTATAAATGTTGCATTTTCGTTAATTCGGGCAATGCCAGCCAATACGCTAAGTCGCTGCTGCCGGCAACTTTTGAAGGTAATGTTTATACCAAAGGAACGATAAGGGCTGTTAATCTCAATAAGCCAATGCGTTTTGGCGAAATGGGAAAAGACGCACAAGACCAGTTAAAAAAATATAAAGAGCAGGCCGCTACTGAAAAAACAGCACTTGTTAAAGATGAATTTGATGCAGCTGCCATTTTAACTACTCAGAACGATAATTTTTACCTGGAAATTAACCTGGATAGAAATTGGAAGACTGTTCAGCCCAGGAAACTGGTAAGTACAAGCTCGTTGCGTATGGCTATTGTGCCTAACCTGCCATTCGAAAATACTGATGGTTCTGCTTTAAAAATCGATACCGATTATTTTGGAAAGAAACGCGATATTACAAATCCATTTCCCGGGCCATTTGAAATAACAGCAAGTAGCAAACAGAAAATAAAATTGTGGTAAAATATGAAACTTAGAAAGTTAAATATTAAGGATTCAGCAAAACAACTATTTGCAAGATGCATTTTAGCAGCCTTGCTTTTATTTGGGTTTATACATGCTTCGGCCCAAAATGCGACAGCGACTCAAAGTAAGGTACAGCAAAAAAACAGCTTAAAAGTAACCGATATATGGGTAGTATTTAAAACCCACTTCGATTTAGGTTTTACCGATTTGCCCGAAAACGTGTTTAAGCGCTATCGCGAAGAAATGATGGACAATGCCTTAAGCGTAATCGAAAAAAGTGAAAATGCACCCAAAGAAAAACGTTTTGCCTGGACGGTTTCTGGCTGGCCTTTACAGGCTCAGATATTAGGCCCATTACAAACACCGGAAAGAAAAGCGAGGATCGAAAAAGCCATTAAATCGGGTACTTTGGTGGTGCACGGATTGCCTTTTACCACCCATACCGAATCGCTAGATTACGAAGACCTGGTGCGGGGACTGGGCTTTTCTTCAGCCGTTGCCCGGAAATATGGTTTGCCATTGCCCATCAGCGCTAAAATGACCGATGTACCCAGTCACTCATGGATTATGCCTACTTTACTGAAACAGGCAGGTATTCAATTCTTACAATTAGGGTGTAACCCTGCAAGTCAGTATCCGCGTTTCCCGAGCTATTTTGGTGGGAAGGGGCCGATGGCTCTAAAGTATTGTGCAACTATACCGCCGATTACGGTTCAAGTATAAAACCTACTCCAAACTGGCCTTGTAAAAACTACCTGGCCATGCAAATGACAGGCGATAACCATGGACCGCCTTCGGCAGAGGAAATTGATAAACTGCTGGCCTACGCCGCAAAAGAATTGCCCGGGGTTAAAATACACTTTGGTACGCTGGATGATTTTGCCAAAGCTGTTTTAGCAGAAAAACCGCAGTTGCCTACCGTTAAAGGTGATTGCCCCGACACCTGGATTCACGGTTTACAATCTAATCCGGTAGAGACCAAAATGGCGCGCAATATTCGTCCGCTCGAATCGGCACTTGATGGCCTGAATACACAATTGAAAAGCTGGGGTATTCCGGTTGGTTCTGTTTCAGCCAAACTCCAAAAAGCTTATGAGCAAAGTTTGTTATATGCTGAGCATACCTGGGGAATGAATGCCGAGTACGGGCCCCGCTATAGTTATGGCGATGCCTGGAAAAAATGGATGGCGGAAGCAGAAGCTGAGCCACTTCCAGAAAATGGAAATTACGCGGCCTTAAAAAACAGCAATGCGCACAACACCGCCATAGGAAGTAAACGGAAATGGCTGCGTTCTTACGATGATAAACGTCAGTATATTCGCAATACAAATGATTTGGTTGGTAACGAGTTAAATATAGAACTCAATCTGCTGGCTCAATCTGTAAATAAAAATGGCAAAAGGGTAGTGGTATATAATCCGCTCCCCTGGAAACGATCGGGAATGATAGAAAACCCATGGGAAAAGGGTAAATACTTTTATGCAAAAGATGTAGCCGCATCTGGTTACAGTACTTATACATTTGATGAGCTGAAAGCACGTGTAGAGGGTAATGATGAGCAGACTACATTTAATACACCTTATTTTAAAGTGGTATTCGATTTAACCAAGGGTGGAATCAGTTCTTTAATTGAGCAATCAACCGGCCGCGAACTGGTCGATCAAACATCGAAATATGCCTTAGGGCAGTTTTTACACGAGCGCTTTAGTGCCAGTGAAGTTAACCAGTGGTTTAATGCCTATAGCCGCGTAAAGGATGGCTGGGGCTTAAACGATTTGGGTAAACCTGGTGTGCCAGATGCTACTCAGGTACCTTATCTGGCTTTTACACCACATGCCTGGAACATTCAGGTTGCGCATGGTGCTGTAGCCGATATTGCCACTTTAACAGCTGTAACTACCGATGGTTATGCAAAAGGCTACACCCTTAAATTTACTTTTCCGCGCCAGGCCGCCTATGTAGATGTAGCCTGGAGCGTGGATGCAAAAACTCCCGAAAAGCAGGCCGAAGGCGGCTGGCTATGTTTTCCGTTTAAAGTTAAGCAACCTAATTTTACCATTGGGCGTTTGGGCGGACCTGTTAATCCTGCCAAAGGTATTATTAAAGGTACCAACAGGTATTTAATGGCGGTAAATACCGGTGTAGCCCTTACGGAAAGCGATCAGTCGGGTGTTGCATTATCTTCGGTTGATGCGCCCCTGGTAAGTTTGGGCATGCCTGGCTTATGGAAATATGACCTGGATTACGTACCTACGCAGCCTGCAGTATTTGTGAATTTATACAACAACATGTGGAATACCAATTTTGCTTTGTGGCAGGCTGGCAGCTGGACGGAAAGTGTGCGCGTTTGGCCCATTAACAAAGGCTCGGAAACTACCCGTAACCTGGTTAAAAACGGTTGGGAAACCCGCTTACCTTTATTAACAGGGCTGGCGGATGGAACTCCAGGTAAATTACCATTAAATAAAAGTGGTATAGCGATTTCGAGGGCAGGTGTTTTAATTACTGCCTTTGGCGAAAATCCTGATGGCAAAGGAACTGTTTTGCGCCTTTGGGAGCAAGCCGGAAGTTCAGGTGTTTTAACCATTACCTTACCTCATAAACAATTTTTAAAAGCGCTCCCCGTAAACCTACGCGGTGAGGCGACAGGTAAGCCTATCCGTATAGCCAATGGGACCTTTAACTACAATGTTAAAGCATTCGGCCCGGCCAGTTTTATCTTACAATAAAGTTTTATATCCCTTTTACTTTTGCCACAGGTGCACAGATAAATAAAGTCTGTAATCTGTGGCTTTTTTGTGTGCGCTAATCACGATAAAGTTTCATACGGAGTTAGCGGTTACCGGCTGACTTTGGAGATTAACTCAAAGAAAATCACCTGTCAATATCTATTGGGTGAAATTAGAATCCAATCATTTCTTGTTAATTATTTTATGTGTTTAACTAGTTGTAATTGAGTGTGTAATGTAGTTGGTGTTGGTCTGTATGCTGAATGCTACAGCGGCAGTTTAACAGCAAAAAAAGCATCAGTAATTATCAAATCAATAGTGGTTTAGCGCTATAGATATCATCAATTTTACTAAGTCAAATAAATATTACCTAACCAAATTTTCTAACAAACCTTTATGAACAAAAACTAACCTAAATCTTTAAACCAAACCAAATGAATTTATGTATACACAACTAAAATTATTATTAGTAACCTTAAGTATCAGCTGTTTAATGCTGGTCTCGGTTAGCACACAGGCACAGGAAATAATCGCTGTGAAAGGAAAAGTGCAAGACTCAAAAGATGGCATACCATTGCCTGGTGTTACCGTTAAACCCGAAAAAGGTACCGGTGGAACGACCACCAATGAAGAGGGCTATTTTACCATTAATGTACCCAGGGGCAGCAAGCTCGTTTTTTCGCTGGTTGGCTATACTGCTAAAACTGTTAGCACTACCGGAGCGAGTTTAAACATTCAGCTCGATAATGCTCAGAACGATCTGGACGATGTAGTGGTACTGGGATATGGTACCCAAAAGAAAGAGTTATTGTCTGGTTCAGTAGTTACACTAAAAATGGACGATACACGCCGCAATACACCAACCACATCTTTGGGTAATCTCCTTGCTGGCCAAATGGCTGGCGTAACTGTAGGTACTCCGAATGGTATTCCGGGTACACAGCCCAGT is drawn from Pedobacter sp. HDW13 and contains these coding sequences:
- the kynU gene encoding kynureninase, with amino-acid sequence MIFENSLAFAQSTDQQDPLNHLRDEFFFPQQNGKPFIYLCGNSLGLQPKTAKKYIDQQLVNWQNLAVEGWFEGDTPWMFFHKALKELMAPIVGASSQEVSPMNTLTVNLHLLMVSFYKPKGKRFKIIMEAGAFPSDQYAIESQVRFHGYDPKDAIIEVSPRAGEYTLRTADILAEIAKHGDEIALVMFGGINYFTGQWYNMPAITKAGHEAGAVVGFDLAHAAGNVPLQLHDWDVDFACWCSYKYQNSGPGGISGIFVHEKHFTDTSLDRFAGWWGYQEQERFKMTKGFVPEVGADGWQVSCTQVIPMALYYASLQIFEKAGFIQPLREKSKQLTAYLSYIIKEINGLLGEEQYQIITPKQRTTVAPSYRLLPNTIPKQYSRH
- a CDS encoding tryptophan 2,3-dioxygenase family protein; translation: MELTPEITDRLLKLEEKYTAMGQDMCSYLDGLLYADFLTYWDYIHLDTLLSLQNPKTPFPDEEIFIMYHQITELYFKLTLHECRQIAENAELTAAFFTTRVKRINAYFNALTTSFEVMVDGMDKEQFLKFRMSLLPASGFQSGQYRMIEICATDFNRLVDKSKRTELANASIEAQFEHIYWKFGATELASGKQTLTLKQFIKKYAGQFLQLANERVQTNFSALYLQLQAKGEDVSALAEELRKLDLYVNVEWPLSHYKSAVRYLEKDPVDVAATGGTNWQKYLPPRFQKRIFYPFLWTEDQMEEWGKGWVLEVLKSHRKEKP